A window from Bacteroidota bacterium encodes these proteins:
- a CDS encoding response regulator transcription factor, with product MKAVIIEDEILIAKELETKIKEVSADVDIVDIIPSLKVAKKWLLNNALPDLFFMDIQLSDGVSFSLFDQFQIDCPVVFTTAYDEYAIKAFKVNGVDYILKPVENDELKHAIDKCRTIVESKQQYPTGIKDFLQTITNGQPANSPVYKEKFIINNRHQWMPVNTKDIAAFSKENLFYIYTFSGDKHILDFESMDEIEELLDPKQFYRANRQCIINIDAIASVKPLENSKLVLTLKPVIKLEVDISREKAPQFKKWMDR from the coding sequence ATGAAAGCAGTTATTATCGAAGATGAAATATTGATTGCAAAAGAGCTGGAAACAAAAATAAAGGAAGTAAGTGCTGATGTAGATATAGTAGATATTATTCCCAGCCTGAAGGTGGCAAAAAAATGGTTGTTGAATAATGCACTACCTGATTTGTTTTTTATGGACATACAACTTTCAGATGGCGTAAGCTTCTCTTTATTCGATCAGTTCCAGATCGATTGCCCGGTAGTGTTTACTACTGCTTATGATGAATATGCCATCAAAGCATTTAAAGTAAATGGCGTTGATTATATCCTTAAGCCGGTAGAAAATGATGAGCTGAAACATGCAATAGATAAATGCCGGACAATCGTAGAAAGCAAACAGCAATATCCGACAGGCATCAAAGATTTTTTGCAAACTATTACTAATGGACAGCCTGCCAATAGTCCTGTATATAAAGAAAAATTTATAATTAATAATCGGCACCAATGGATGCCGGTTAATACAAAAGATATTGCAGCGTTTTCAAAAGAAAATCTTTTTTACATCTACACATTTTCGGGGGATAAACATATTCTTGATTTTGAAAGCATGGATGAAATTGAAGAACTGCTGGATCCTAAGCAATTTTACCGGGCCAACCGTCAATGCATCATCAATATTGATGCAATTGCCAGTGTAAAGCCGCTGGAAAATTCGAAGCTCGTACTCACCTTAAAGCCTGTAATTAAACTCGAGGTTGACATCAGCCGGGAAAAAGCACCGCAGTTTAAGAAGTGGATGGATAGATAA
- a CDS encoding four helix bundle protein, producing the protein MRNFKQLKIWQKGFEIAVQSFKLTSSFPKEEKFGITSQITRAAVSIPSNIAEGSSRSSEKDYNRFLEISLGSSFELETQLLISGAAKYGDTDLRDLILKSVDEEQKMIMSFMNTLNK; encoded by the coding sequence ATGAGAAATTTTAAGCAGCTTAAAATTTGGCAAAAGGGTTTTGAAATTGCTGTACAGTCTTTTAAACTAACGAGCTCTTTTCCAAAAGAAGAAAAATTTGGAATCACTTCACAAATTACAAGAGCAGCTGTTTCGATCCCGTCAAATATTGCAGAAGGAAGTAGCAGAAGTAGTGAAAAAGATTATAATCGATTTTTAGAAATTTCATTAGGTTCTTCTTTCGAGTTGGAAACGCAATTGTTAATTTCCGGAGCTGCTAAATATGGTGATACTGATTTGAGGGATTTAATTCTGAAAAGTGTTGACGAAGAACAGAAAATGATTATGAGTTTTATGAATACATTAAATAAATAA
- a CDS encoding tail fiber domain-containing protein, with the protein MTRIVSLLLVLLIANFLPAQNTGIGTSTPDNSAMLDITSTNKGLLIPRMTTAQRNAIVNPATGLLVWQTDGTAGFYYYNGSTWTAFTGGAPIPLSGWATTGNAGTDSITNFIGTIDNQPLIGKVNGEQVFRFSEKMESTLAGFQAGKVNIARYNTFYGYQAGKANTTGNYNLFAGYQAGQNNTNGGENTFIGYQAGQSNTTGYRNFFCGVNAGNNNTNGFQNHFIGYKAGQANTTGFWNHFSGTFAGFTNTTGNSNVFEGTYAGYLNTTGANNTFIGYSAGYANTTASKNHFVGSYAGTNNTTGYENHFEGYSSGFYNTTGYENHFEGYYSGLSNTTGINNHFEGYKSGMNTTTGSQNHFIGYQAGRENITGNYNHFVGVFAGVSNANGNNNFVEGYQAGALNISGNNNFITGFQSGYFNTASYNHFTGYQAGLSNTTGTPNHFEGYQAGFANTTGSQNHYSGYAAGYKNTTGFSNTFLGYQTGHENVTGSGNVMIGHLAGYNETSSNKLYISNSATANPLVFGDFTNQYIKLNGDLRLKKTIDNGAPMLRLTDVVSDYTKVIYESTGYPYYWATISSGAEENIGYSDFSFYYSHFADNNGRIFSISTNGNAYLEGTLWESSDQRLKKNITPYTGALNKIKQLRAVTYEWKNREKHNVENIGFVAQELEQIIPQLVTTKENGYKAVAYSKMVPVLVEAIKEQQKMIDELKQAVDELKTKK; encoded by the coding sequence ATGACAAGGATTGTTTCACTGCTTTTAGTTTTACTAATAGCAAATTTTCTACCGGCACAAAATACCGGTATCGGCACATCAACCCCAGATAACAGTGCTATGCTTGATATTACAAGTACTAATAAGGGACTGTTGATTCCCAGAATGACAACTGCACAACGCAATGCTATTGTAAACCCGGCTACAGGTTTATTGGTTTGGCAAACCGATGGCACAGCAGGTTTCTATTATTACAATGGCAGCACATGGACTGCTTTCACTGGAGGAGCACCTATTCCATTGAGTGGCTGGGCTACTACCGGAAATGCAGGCACTGATTCGATCACCAACTTTATTGGCACAATAGATAATCAACCACTCATTGGTAAAGTTAATGGCGAACAGGTATTTCGCTTCAGTGAAAAAATGGAAAGCACATTGGCCGGGTTTCAGGCGGGTAAAGTCAACATCGCAAGATATAATACATTTTATGGTTACCAGGCGGGCAAAGCAAACACGACAGGCAACTATAATTTATTTGCGGGTTACCAAGCTGGCCAAAATAATACCAATGGTGGCGAAAATACTTTTATAGGTTACCAGGCCGGGCAATCTAATACTACAGGCTATAGAAATTTTTTCTGTGGTGTAAATGCCGGCAACAATAATACTAACGGCTTTCAGAATCATTTTATAGGCTATAAGGCCGGTCAGGCTAACACAACAGGTTTTTGGAATCATTTCAGCGGAACTTTCGCAGGTTTTACAAATACTACCGGCAACAGTAATGTATTTGAAGGCACATATGCAGGATACTTAAATACAACCGGGGCAAATAATACTTTTATTGGTTATAGTGCAGGTTACGCAAATACAACAGCAAGCAAAAATCATTTTGTAGGTAGCTATGCAGGCACAAATAATACGACTGGTTACGAAAATCATTTTGAAGGTTATTCTTCTGGATTTTATAATACGACTGGTTATGAAAACCATTTTGAAGGTTATTATTCCGGTCTCAGCAACACAACTGGCATAAATAATCATTTTGAGGGTTATAAATCAGGTATGAATACTACAACTGGTAGCCAGAATCATTTTATCGGTTACCAGGCTGGTCGGGAAAATATAACGGGCAATTACAATCATTTCGTTGGAGTATTTGCAGGTGTTTCAAATGCCAATGGAAATAATAATTTCGTTGAAGGATACCAGGCCGGGGCACTAAACATTTCCGGTAACAATAATTTTATCACCGGATTTCAATCTGGTTATTTTAATACAGCAAGCTATAATCATTTTACCGGTTACCAGGCTGGCTTGAGCAACACAACCGGTACACCTAATCATTTTGAAGGATACCAGGCTGGTTTCGCCAATACAACTGGCAGTCAAAATCACTATAGTGGATATGCCGCGGGTTATAAAAATACAACAGGTTTCAGTAATACTTTTCTAGGCTATCAAACCGGACATGAGAATGTAACAGGTAGTGGTAATGTAATGATCGGGCATCTGGCAGGCTATAATGAAACCAGCAGTAATAAACTTTATATTAGCAATTCCGCTACTGCTAATCCATTAGTCTTCGGCGATTTTACAAACCAGTATATCAAATTAAACGGAGACCTGCGTCTGAAAAAGACAATAGATAATGGTGCCCCTATGCTACGTCTAACTGATGTCGTCAGCGATTATACAAAAGTTATATATGAAAGCACTGGCTATCCTTACTATTGGGCTACTATATCCAGTGGAGCAGAAGAAAATATCGGCTATTCTGATTTTTCATTTTATTACAGCCATTTTGCAGATAATAACGGACGTATCTTTTCAATCAGTACCAATGGGAATGCTTACTTAGAAGGCACTCTATGGGAAAGCTCCGATCAAAGACTCAAGAAGAATATTACACCTTACACAGGAGCTCTTAACAAAATCAAACAATTGAGAGCTGTTACTTATGAATGGAAAAACAGAGAAAAGCATAACGTTGAAAACATTGGTTTTGTTGCCCAGGAATTAGAGCAGATCATACCACAACTTGTCACAACAAAAGAAAATGGATACAAAGCAGTTGCTTACTCCAAAATGGTTCCCGTTCTTGTAGAAGCGATCAAAGAGCAGCAAAAGATGATTGACGAGTTAAAGCAGGCAGTAGATGAGCTAAAAACAAAAAAGTAA
- a CDS encoding LytTR family transcriptional regulator, producing the protein MKTINQKLSLGTSKGLYFFSPDEILRLEASSNYTFIHFTNNTKLLSSKVLKEFEQMLEPFGFVRTHRTHLVNRKHILCVTSDGNIIMKDASIAEISRRMKSGVMRALRNAA; encoded by the coding sequence ATGAAAACAATTAATCAAAAACTTTCATTAGGAACTTCAAAGGGTTTATATTTTTTTAGTCCTGATGAAATACTAAGACTTGAGGCCAGCAGCAATTATACTTTTATTCATTTTACAAATAATACCAAACTGTTAAGTTCTAAAGTGCTGAAAGAGTTTGAGCAAATGTTAGAGCCTTTTGGATTTGTCAGAACCCATCGTACACATTTGGTAAACCGTAAGCATATTCTTTGTGTTACTTCCGATGGTAATATTATTATGAAGGATGCATCGATAGCTGAAATATCAAGGAGGATGAAAAGTGGAGTAATGAGAGCATTACGTAACGCAGCATAG
- a CDS encoding T9SS type A sorting domain-containing protein, producing the protein MRKGLLLTLLLAMISSVAFSQADQYWSPNSENKNAIPTDKAVARVSYPKEFKLFNLNAAPFRQKLFSVLDKQTRPSTIISLPNAVGNLEQFEIFEASNFEPALQAQFPEIRAYSGRGITDKFATVKLSISPQGMQSMVFRTGRNNEFIEPYSQDHTVYSVYSSHRDKGQLPWTCSTVDQQMNAEIKSGIGAADLTGSSNGTLKTMRLAQSCNGEYSNYFGATSSAQVDLVLAAFNATLTRCNGVYEKDLALHLNLIANTTAVIYYNPSTDPYTTLSSWNNQLQSTLTANIGEANYDIGHMFGASGGGGNAGCIGCVCVNGSKGRGITSPADGIPQGDNFDIDYVAHEVGHQLGGNHTFSHSLEGTGVNKEVGSGITIMGYAGITSYDVAKHSIDIFHETSIAQIQANLANKTCPVSVVMTANTAPVVAAVSNYTIPISTPFALTASATDGENDPLTYCWEQNDNATTSGSGSVASPTKATGPNWLSFPATPSGTRLFPRLSTILAGLNVTPTLGGDAAANTEALSSVSRTLNFRVTVRDNSPYVAGSTIGQTGFTDAVVTVTNTSGPFAVTSPNTNITWSAGGNATVTWSVNNTTAAPVSCATVNILLSTDGGNTFSILASGIANDGSELVAVPNTPGGTNRIKVEAVGNIFFDISNTNFTIGTPAACGDPTGLNETAVTTNSATINWNTVSGALNYDVDYKAASSGTWINVATATTLLSANLSSLSAATIYDWRVRANCSGGSGNYIAEQFTTGSTGGGVCPGIYDVSTNGTTGGALQIPFNTDIKGTISARGDNDHYKFVIGTGGSIILSLTTLPDNYQLSLLNSSSTALVTSQNNGTANEIINTTLGAGTYYARVFPKGNASDASSCYTLNVGGGTASRGDGSDLITSARVNIFPNPAGSKLNVSIDDLQSNATLQVYNVMGKMVMQQQTNKMITEINIAKLPAGIYMLNINNGSEVRSVKFVKE; encoded by the coding sequence ATGAGAAAAGGACTATTGCTTACACTCCTATTGGCAATGATTAGTTCGGTAGCGTTTTCACAGGCGGATCAATACTGGTCACCAAACAGCGAAAACAAAAATGCTATTCCTACCGACAAAGCTGTAGCAAGAGTGTCGTATCCAAAAGAGTTTAAATTATTTAATTTAAATGCTGCCCCTTTCAGACAGAAATTATTTTCTGTTCTTGATAAACAAACACGACCATCAACAATTATTTCCCTGCCAAATGCTGTGGGTAATCTTGAACAATTTGAAATATTTGAAGCGTCAAATTTTGAACCAGCATTGCAAGCTCAATTCCCTGAAATAAGAGCTTATTCAGGCAGAGGTATTACTGATAAATTCGCTACTGTAAAATTGAGCATATCGCCTCAAGGAATGCAATCAATGGTTTTCAGAACTGGCAGAAATAATGAATTTATTGAGCCCTATTCGCAGGATCATACTGTTTATTCTGTTTATAGTTCTCATAGGGATAAGGGACAATTGCCATGGACTTGCAGCACTGTTGATCAGCAAATGAATGCTGAAATAAAATCGGGCATTGGTGCTGCTGACCTAACCGGCAGTTCTAACGGAACATTAAAAACGATGCGTTTGGCTCAATCCTGTAACGGAGAATATTCCAACTATTTTGGTGCTACGAGTTCTGCACAGGTAGATTTGGTTTTAGCTGCTTTTAATGCAACGCTTACCCGTTGTAATGGTGTTTACGAAAAAGATCTGGCATTACATCTTAATCTTATTGCAAATACGACAGCAGTTATTTATTACAATCCATCAACAGATCCGTATACAACATTATCAAGTTGGAATAATCAATTACAATCAACCTTAACTGCGAATATTGGGGAAGCCAATTATGATATCGGTCATATGTTTGGCGCTTCCGGCGGTGGTGGAAATGCTGGCTGTATTGGTTGTGTATGTGTGAACGGCTCAAAAGGAAGAGGTATTACTTCACCTGCTGACGGAATTCCACAAGGAGATAATTTTGATATAGACTATGTAGCACATGAAGTAGGACATCAATTAGGAGGTAATCATACTTTTTCACATAGTTTGGAAGGTACAGGTGTAAATAAAGAAGTAGGCTCAGGCATTACCATTATGGGTTATGCAGGAATTACATCTTATGATGTAGCAAAACATTCTATTGATATTTTTCATGAGACTAGTATCGCCCAGATACAAGCTAACCTGGCTAACAAAACCTGCCCGGTATCAGTAGTAATGACAGCTAATACGGCACCAGTTGTTGCAGCTGTCAGCAATTATACAATTCCTATCAGCACTCCGTTTGCATTAACTGCTTCTGCGACTGATGGTGAGAATGATCCATTAACTTATTGCTGGGAACAAAATGATAATGCCACAACATCCGGATCAGGTAGTGTTGCGTCACCAACAAAAGCTACAGGTCCAAATTGGTTATCATTTCCAGCTACTCCATCGGGGACAAGATTGTTTCCAAGATTATCAACCATCCTGGCTGGTTTAAACGTAACTCCTACTTTAGGTGGTGATGCAGCAGCAAACACTGAAGCATTAAGCTCTGTTTCAAGAACCTTAAACTTCAGGGTAACAGTAAGAGATAATAGTCCTTATGTTGCAGGATCGACAATTGGGCAAACTGGATTTACGGATGCTGTAGTTACTGTTACCAATACTTCTGGCCCATTTGCAGTCACATCTCCAAATACAAATATTACATGGAGTGCTGGCGGAAATGCAACAGTAACCTGGAGTGTAAATAACACAACGGCTGCACCGGTTAGTTGCGCTACAGTGAATATTCTTTTATCTACCGATGGCGGTAATACATTCTCAATATTAGCATCGGGCATAGCAAATGATGGTTCAGAGCTTGTAGCTGTACCCAACACACCGGGTGGAACTAACCGCATAAAAGTTGAAGCAGTTGGAAATATTTTCTTTGATATCTCTAACACCAACTTCACCATTGGTACACCGGCTGCTTGTGGAGATCCAACTGGTTTGAATGAAACAGCTGTCACTACAAACAGCGCTACTATTAATTGGAATACTGTTAGTGGCGCATTGAACTATGATGTAGATTATAAGGCCGCATCAAGTGGCACATGGATAAATGTGGCGACAGCCACAACTTTGCTTTCTGCAAATCTCAGCAGTTTATCAGCTGCTACTATTTATGATTGGAGAGTAAGAGCCAATTGTTCTGGCGGTTCGGGAAATTATATTGCTGAACAGTTTACGACTGGCTCAACTGGAGGAGGTGTTTGCCCCGGCATATATGACGTAAGCACAAATGGAACAACAGGAGGCGCCCTTCAGATCCCATTCAATACAGATATTAAAGGAACTATTTCGGCAAGAGGGGATAATGATCATTACAAATTTGTAATTGGAACGGGTGGTTCGATCATTCTGTCATTAACAACATTGCCTGACAACTATCAATTATCATTACTTAACAGCAGCAGTACTGCATTGGTTACTTCACAAAATAACGGAACAGCTAATGAAATAATCAACACGACTCTTGGTGCAGGTACTTACTATGCAAGGGTATTCCCGAAAGGAAATGCAAGTGATGCAAGTTCATGTTACACACTAAATGTTGGAGGTGGTACAGCCTCAAGGGGCGATGGCAGTGATCTAATTACTTCTGCAAGGGTAAATATTTTTCCTAACCCGGCTGGAAGCAAACTGAATGTTTCGATTGATGATTTACAATCAAACGCAACATTGCAGGTATATAATGTAATGGGTAAAATGGTGATGCAGCAACAGACAAATAAAATGATCACTGAAATAAATATTGCAAAACTGCCTGCTGGTATTTATATGTTGAATATTAATAACGGCAGTGAGGTTAGAAGTGTAAAGTTTGTGAAGGAATAA
- a CDS encoding enoyl-CoA hydratase, which produces MYQTLLTSLENNILIITINRPDKLNALNKDVFTDLNNAVTEIENNTEIRSAIITGAGPKAFVAGADISEFGGFDKEQAMALAKRGQDIFARIENCGKPIIAAVNGFALGGGCELAMSCHFRIASDNAKFGQPEVNLGLIPGYGGTQRLVQLIGKGRAIELLVSANMIDAAPALQYGLVNYVTTQDDLLNKAKALLAIINSKAPLAVAACIKTANAVFDETIDGFELEIKEFGNCFDTEDMKEGTTAFLEKRKAIFKGK; this is translated from the coding sequence ATGTACCAAACCCTTCTCACTTCTTTAGAGAACAATATTCTTATCATTACTATCAACCGGCCCGATAAACTGAATGCATTGAACAAAGATGTGTTCACGGATCTGAATAATGCCGTAACTGAAATTGAAAATAATACAGAAATAAGATCAGCTATTATTACCGGTGCCGGGCCAAAAGCATTTGTTGCCGGTGCAGATATTTCAGAGTTTGGTGGTTTTGATAAAGAACAAGCAATGGCATTGGCCAAAAGAGGGCAGGATATTTTTGCGAGGATAGAAAATTGCGGTAAGCCGATTATAGCAGCAGTAAATGGTTTTGCACTCGGTGGTGGCTGTGAATTGGCAATGAGTTGTCATTTTCGTATCGCAAGCGACAATGCAAAGTTTGGACAGCCTGAAGTAAATCTTGGGTTGATCCCGGGTTATGGCGGCACACAGCGTTTAGTTCAGTTGATTGGAAAAGGAAGGGCAATTGAATTACTGGTTTCTGCAAATATGATTGATGCGGCTCCAGCTTTGCAATATGGGCTGGTAAACTATGTAACAACGCAGGATGATCTGCTGAATAAAGCAAAGGCGCTTCTTGCTATAATCAATTCAAAGGCCCCACTTGCTGTAGCTGCTTGCATTAAAACAGCAAATGCAGTTTTCGATGAAACAATTGATGGCTTTGAACTGGAAATAAAAGAATTTGGAAATTGTTTTGATACTGAAGATATGAAAGAAGGAACTACTGCCTTTCTTGAAAAAAGAAAAGCAATATTTAAAGGGAAATAA
- a CDS encoding glycoside hydrolase family 29 (alpha-L-fucosidase): protein MEYYLFMHFGPNTFTDKEWGHGDEPEDVFNPTELDCRQWARIAKAAGAKGIIITAKHHDGFCLWPSKYSTHTVRESKWKNGQGDVLRDLSKACREFGLKFGVYISPWDRNNPKYGTDEYNDVYVNTMTEVVKSYGPVFEMWWDGANGEGPNGKKQVYDFRRFENTIRKIAPNAIVFSDIGPDVRWVGNEDGIAGKTNWNYIDTAGFTRGAGGPSQKVLNTGIETGKQWIPAECDVSIRPGWFYHAEEDSKVKTGEQLFDLYLKSVGRGSNLLLNVPPDRRGLINENDSAALMAFKKLRDESFKDNLAKTAKAYWEFSMDNLPNKELIIREFKSNSGEAYSTNVLQFTVEFDAVKKINCIGLYEYLHNGQTIRNFRIELFNGKKNVGAVNGTTVGRKRLLTFPATEVSSFKVYMDDKNGGDNIRAVTAYLLDEKLVEK from the coding sequence ATGGAATATTACCTCTTCATGCATTTCGGACCCAATACATTTACAGATAAAGAGTGGGGACATGGTGATGAGCCGGAAGATGTATTTAATCCAACTGAACTCGATTGCCGACAGTGGGCAAGAATTGCAAAAGCTGCAGGTGCAAAAGGAATTATCATAACTGCAAAACATCATGATGGATTTTGTTTGTGGCCGAGTAAGTACTCAACACATACCGTTCGTGAGAGTAAATGGAAGAATGGACAAGGCGATGTGCTGCGTGATCTGTCAAAAGCATGCCGTGAGTTTGGTCTGAAGTTCGGTGTTTATATTTCGCCATGGGATCGAAACAATCCGAAGTATGGAACAGATGAATACAATGATGTGTACGTAAATACAATGACTGAAGTAGTAAAAAGTTATGGACCTGTTTTTGAAATGTGGTGGGATGGCGCCAATGGTGAAGGGCCAAATGGCAAGAAACAAGTATATGATTTTCGCCGCTTTGAAAATACGATAAGAAAAATTGCACCGAACGCAATTGTGTTTTCTGATATCGGCCCTGATGTTCGTTGGGTTGGTAATGAAGATGGTATTGCTGGTAAAACAAACTGGAATTATATAGATACTGCTGGTTTTACAAGAGGTGCAGGTGGTCCTTCACAAAAAGTTTTGAATACAGGAATTGAAACTGGCAAACAATGGATCCCGGCAGAATGTGATGTGAGTATTCGCCCGGGTTGGTTTTATCATGCAGAAGAGGATAGTAAAGTAAAAACAGGAGAGCAGTTATTTGACCTGTATTTGAAAAGTGTAGGACGCGGCTCTAACTTATTACTGAATGTACCGCCGGACAGAAGAGGACTCATCAATGAAAATGATTCTGCAGCGTTGATGGCTTTCAAAAAATTGCGTGACGAAAGTTTTAAAGATAATCTTGCCAAAACGGCGAAAGCCTATTGGGAATTTTCAATGGATAATCTGCCCAATAAAGAATTGATCATCAGGGAATTTAAATCAAACAGCGGAGAGGCTTACTCTACTAATGTGTTGCAGTTTACTGTTGAGTTTGATGCGGTAAAAAAGATCAATTGCATCGGTTTGTATGAATACTTGCATAATGGCCAAACGATTCGTAATTTCAGAATTGAATTGTTTAATGGCAAAAAGAATGTAGGTGCTGTAAATGGCACTACAGTTGGAAGAAAACGTTTGCTGACCTTTCCTGCCACAGAAGTCAGTTCATTTAAAGTATATATGGATGATAAGAATGGTGGCGATAACATCAGGGCTGTAACAGCCTATCTCCTTGATGAAAAGCTGGTTGAGAAATAA